A DNA window from Sporosarcina sp. ANT_H38 contains the following coding sequences:
- a CDS encoding NAD-dependent malic enzyme, which produces MEQVQFMRNLIIETPSVPGNFAKVALAIGQLDGDIGDIQTIKVGTLSTIRDISIQCSSEEQLMKIVEAVNQIGAGISVHAVTDDVLQAHEGGKIHMKGRMEIRSLGDLRRVYTPGVANVCELIKNDPEQAKYFTGISNTVAIVTDGTAILGLGNIGPVAGMPVMEGKAVLFDQFAGISGIPILLNTSDPDEVVETIKHIQQGFGGILLEDIGSPHCFEIEERLKAELSIPVMHDDQHGTAVVTLASVLSACKQTGVKISDSVVGQIGLGAAGLAISRMLMNYGVKEMRGVDRNEVARERLAEHGGTVVDSLEELMATCDIIVATTGVSGLIKPEMIRKGQIILALSNPNAEISPEDALAAGAAFAADGRLVNNILGFPGIFRGALNAHAKEITYPMLIAAALAIVDSTKPGDLVPHPLDPNVHLNVAAAVERVANNL; this is translated from the coding sequence ATGGAACAAGTGCAATTTATGCGTAATCTAATTATCGAAACACCTTCAGTACCCGGTAATTTTGCGAAAGTAGCGTTAGCTATTGGACAATTAGATGGAGATATTGGTGATATTCAAACCATAAAAGTGGGTACATTATCGACGATTCGTGATATTTCAATTCAATGTTCGAGCGAAGAACAATTGATGAAGATTGTCGAAGCGGTTAACCAAATTGGAGCAGGAATTAGCGTTCATGCGGTAACAGATGATGTGTTACAAGCTCACGAAGGCGGAAAGATACATATGAAAGGCCGTATGGAAATCCGCTCGTTAGGTGATTTGCGACGTGTCTACACACCAGGCGTTGCAAACGTTTGTGAGCTTATTAAGAATGATCCAGAACAGGCGAAATATTTCACAGGAATCTCAAACACCGTCGCGATTGTGACGGATGGCACAGCAATTCTGGGTCTTGGTAATATCGGACCTGTCGCTGGAATGCCAGTAATGGAAGGAAAAGCTGTCCTATTCGATCAATTCGCGGGAATAAGCGGCATACCTATTTTGCTCAATACTAGTGATCCAGATGAGGTTGTAGAAACAATCAAGCATATTCAGCAAGGATTCGGCGGAATACTGCTAGAGGACATCGGGTCGCCGCACTGTTTTGAAATTGAAGAGCGGTTGAAAGCAGAACTATCGATTCCAGTCATGCATGATGACCAACATGGTACAGCAGTTGTGACATTGGCATCTGTATTGTCTGCATGTAAACAAACTGGTGTGAAAATCTCGGATTCTGTTGTCGGACAAATCGGGCTTGGTGCTGCAGGTCTGGCGATCAGCCGTATGCTGATGAATTATGGCGTGAAAGAGATGCGTGGTGTCGACCGTAATGAAGTTGCACGGGAGAGGCTTGCTGAACACGGTGGCACCGTTGTAGATTCACTTGAAGAACTGATGGCGACATGTGATATTATCGTAGCCACTACAGGCGTTTCCGGACTTATTAAACCTGAAATGATACGAAAAGGGCAAATTATTTTGGCTTTGTCCAATCCAAACGCTGAAATTTCACCGGAAGATGCACTTGCAGCAGGCGCGGCATTTGCAGCGGATGGCCGTCTCGTCAATAATATTCTTGGTTTCCCAGGTATTTTCCGCGGTGCGCTTAATGCGCATGCAAAGGAAATTACGTATCCGATGCTAATCGCTGCTGCACTAGCGATTGTTGACAGCACGAAACCGGGCGACCTTGTTCCTCATCCACTCGATCCAAACGTTCATCTCAATGTAGCAGCTGCAGTTGAACGAGTAGCAAATAACTTATAA
- the brnQ gene encoding branched-chain amino acid transport system II carrier protein — MSLKKNFVLGLLLFALFLGAGNIIFPPLLGQMAGDELFIAMIGFLITGVGLPLIAVLAIANAGGGLETIANRVNPYFGIIFTMIVYMAIGPFFGIPRTATVSYEIGILPFLPDSVSGSSWPLVLFTIIFFIITVALALNPAKFVDRIGKVLTPILFLVIGALAVKSIVSPMGEIGQAQGEFKTNAFFRSFVEGYLTMDVIAALVFGIVVINALKAEGVTENRAVMKSMVFAGLVAAVGLAVVYISLGYIGATSVNVVGLQDNGGSVLALASTVLYGPFGTIILALTIVSACLTTSIGLVSACAQYFKQVFPRNSYKTYVFIFAGFSTIIANVGLTQLISISIPVLLTIYPLAIVLMLMSFIDKSFDRKPIVYILALLATAFVSIFDGLKSAGIDIKPVNDVLAHLPLYEQQIGWLLPAIVGGLIGIVLNALRSKRF, encoded by the coding sequence TTGTCTTTAAAGAAAAATTTTGTGCTCGGGCTTCTGCTATTTGCTTTATTTCTTGGTGCTGGTAATATTATTTTCCCACCACTTCTAGGACAAATGGCGGGAGACGAGCTTTTCATTGCTATGATAGGATTCCTAATTACAGGAGTCGGATTACCTCTAATTGCAGTTCTCGCAATTGCTAATGCAGGTGGCGGCTTAGAAACTATCGCAAATCGGGTCAACCCTTATTTCGGAATTATCTTCACAATGATTGTCTATATGGCAATTGGGCCATTTTTCGGTATTCCGCGAACAGCAACTGTTTCATATGAAATCGGGATCCTCCCGTTTTTGCCTGATAGTGTTTCCGGCTCAAGCTGGCCACTTGTATTGTTTACGATTATCTTCTTTATCATCACAGTTGCGCTTGCACTGAATCCTGCGAAATTTGTCGATCGTATCGGTAAAGTATTGACACCTATACTATTCTTAGTCATTGGTGCACTTGCTGTGAAAAGTATTGTGTCGCCTATGGGCGAAATCGGACAAGCTCAAGGTGAATTTAAAACGAACGCGTTTTTCCGCAGCTTTGTTGAAGGATATTTAACGATGGATGTCATTGCGGCACTTGTATTTGGAATCGTTGTTATTAACGCACTTAAAGCTGAAGGCGTAACAGAAAACCGCGCTGTCATGAAATCCATGGTCTTTGCAGGACTTGTTGCCGCTGTCGGACTAGCGGTTGTATACATATCACTTGGATATATTGGTGCAACGAGTGTCAATGTTGTCGGGTTACAAGATAATGGGGGCTCAGTTCTTGCACTCGCATCAACTGTTTTGTACGGGCCATTTGGAACGATTATTCTGGCATTAACGATTGTTTCCGCCTGTTTAACAACATCAATCGGTCTCGTTTCAGCATGTGCACAGTATTTTAAGCAGGTATTTCCACGAAACTCATATAAGACATATGTCTTCATTTTTGCGGGATTCAGCACAATTATTGCAAACGTCGGATTGACGCAGCTTATTTCTATTTCAATACCGGTTCTGCTAACAATCTACCCACTTGCCATTGTTCTGATGCTTATGTCCTTCATCGACAAATCGTTTGACAGAAAACCAATAGTCTATATCTTAGCGCTTCTAGCAACTGCTTTTGTGAGTATCTTTGACGGATTAAAAAGTGCTGGAATCGACATAAAACCTGTGAATGATGTGCTTGCTCATCTTCCGCTCTATGAACAGCAGATTGGTTGGCTCTTGCCAGCGATTGTCGGTGGCCTTATTGGCATTGTACTTAATGCGTTACGCTCAAAACGTTTTTAA
- a CDS encoding SCP2 sterol-binding domain-containing protein, with protein MNFHDMTMAAIWLKIDEKLNEEPGPIKEMATTYSFNLSGEDGGLYGLKLADGKAETITGDPGEVDCALTMSVSDFKKLLAGNLNSTAAFMMGKLKVKGNIGFALKLESLLKQYSF; from the coding sequence ATGAATTTTCATGACATGACAATGGCAGCTATTTGGCTTAAAATCGATGAAAAGTTGAACGAGGAACCGGGTCCAATAAAAGAGATGGCTACCACCTACTCATTCAATCTATCCGGGGAAGATGGCGGTCTATATGGCTTAAAGTTAGCTGATGGCAAAGCCGAAACGATTACCGGTGATCCTGGGGAAGTCGATTGCGCACTAACGATGAGTGTGAGTGATTTCAAGAAATTGCTTGCTGGCAACTTGAATTCGACTGCTGCCTTTATGATGGGGAAACTCAAAGTTAAAGGGAATATTGGCTTTGCGTTAAAGCTAGAAAGTTTATTGAAACAGTATTCGTTTTGA
- a CDS encoding C40 family peptidase, whose translation MKKKVFSVLATFTLATFIFVGSAEAATKSYTVKPGDTLWKIATKHKLTVEELKSLNSLASDSIKTNQKLAVSLKGMVSQKPGTVNSSPSKTVNKKVVTVIKETSSTNSWKNAVATTAKPTEPTLTSNKILLNAVDISLPLLGTPYVWAGVNKEGFDCSGFINYVFSEAGLDMPRLDTIGMHSNSFSVDEPIPGDLVFFENTYRSGISHAGIYLGEGNFIHAATEKVEISSINSVYWKDKFTGFKRFNQLN comes from the coding sequence ATGAAGAAGAAAGTTTTTTCTGTGCTGGCGACGTTTACCCTAGCGACGTTTATCTTTGTCGGGAGTGCGGAAGCAGCAACTAAATCATATACCGTCAAACCCGGTGACACGCTATGGAAAATCGCTACAAAGCATAAATTAACTGTAGAAGAATTGAAAAGCTTAAATAGCCTTGCTTCCGATTCAATTAAAACCAATCAAAAATTGGCCGTTTCTTTAAAAGGTATGGTTAGTCAAAAACCAGGAACAGTCAATTCATCCCCATCAAAAACAGTAAATAAGAAAGTTGTCACTGTAATAAAAGAAACTTCTTCAACTAACTCATGGAAGAATGCGGTTGCAACAACCGCGAAGCCAACGGAGCCGACTCTTACTTCCAATAAGATTTTACTTAATGCGGTCGATATTTCACTTCCACTTTTGGGAACACCCTACGTTTGGGCCGGTGTAAATAAAGAGGGTTTTGACTGCAGCGGATTCATTAACTATGTATTTAGCGAGGCAGGACTTGATATGCCTAGACTTGATACAATTGGTATGCATTCCAATTCATTTAGTGTGGACGAGCCTATACCAGGCGATTTGGTGTTTTTTGAAAACACATACCGCAGTGGCATTTCGCACGCTGGAATTTATTTAGGTGAAGGTAACTTCATCCATGCCGCTACGGAGAAAGTTGAAATTTCTTCAATTAATTCAGTTTACTGGAAAGATAAATTCACAGGATTTAAACGTTTTAATCAGCTTAACTGA
- a CDS encoding ECF transporter S component: MKKNSMWSLNFTTAALVLIPAAIGINYLGKLFAGLLKLPLWLDSIGTVLASMLAGPIIGAIAGIVNNIIYGFTADPISFVYAITSAVIGLIVGIMAYKGWIANVGKALVLGLVVGLIAATVSTPLNIMFWGGQTGNVWGDALFAMMMAQDMPLWFASFADSIVVDVPDKMATVLISFLIFKGLPKNLTHLYDNRSEIERL, from the coding sequence ATGAAGAAAAACAGTATGTGGTCACTTAACTTCACAACAGCTGCACTTGTCCTTATACCCGCAGCAATCGGCATCAACTATCTAGGGAAGTTGTTTGCTGGCTTGCTTAAATTACCACTATGGCTCGACTCAATTGGTACAGTGCTTGCTAGTATGCTAGCAGGTCCGATTATAGGTGCCATTGCAGGAATTGTGAACAATATTATCTATGGCTTCACAGCCGATCCTATTTCATTTGTTTATGCGATTACATCCGCAGTCATTGGTCTTATCGTGGGAATCATGGCCTATAAAGGATGGATTGCAAATGTAGGAAAAGCGCTTGTACTTGGACTCGTCGTCGGCTTGATCGCCGCCACAGTTTCAACTCCACTCAATATTATGTTTTGGGGCGGACAAACGGGAAATGTTTGGGGGGATGCACTTTTCGCCATGATGATGGCACAAGACATGCCGCTTTGGTTTGCATCGTTCGCAGACAGCATTGTCGTTGACGTACCTGATAAAATGGCGACCGTTCTAATTAGTTTCCTTATCTTCAAAGGATTGCCTAAAAACTTGACGCATTTGTATGACAACCGTTCGGAAATAGAGCGTCTCTAA
- a CDS encoding energy-coupling factor transporter transmembrane protein EcfT gives MTLYVDKKSVIHDIDPLSKLLFVFISIAITYILPTHLFVISVLAFTFIVLLVGKVFTYIFPVIGVSMLLIISIVIVQGFFHPDRATLLFEIGPLPVYKEGFAFAFLLTLRIINMVCAFGVLILTTKPDHLVDSLIYKGMSPKIGYVFLSVLQIIPQMMAMTSKITDAQRSRGMEKEGKLKTRIKSFIPLLGPVVLNSLNDTRERSIALEIRGFNAKGTKSFLNESFHYKYGLILKLILVILLFAAIVWRIVL, from the coding sequence ATGACACTATATGTAGATAAGAAATCGGTCATCCATGACATCGATCCGCTTTCCAAACTCTTATTCGTATTCATTTCAATCGCAATAACATATATCCTTCCGACTCATTTATTCGTCATCTCTGTTTTGGCGTTTACCTTCATTGTTCTTCTCGTTGGAAAAGTATTCACGTACATTTTCCCGGTTATTGGCGTCAGCATGCTGTTAATAATATCCATCGTTATTGTTCAAGGATTCTTCCACCCCGACCGCGCGACACTACTTTTTGAAATTGGACCACTACCTGTTTATAAGGAAGGATTTGCATTCGCATTCCTGCTCACACTACGTATTATAAATATGGTTTGTGCGTTCGGCGTTCTCATCTTAACGACCAAACCGGATCATCTTGTCGACTCCCTTATCTATAAGGGAATGTCTCCTAAGATCGGTTATGTTTTTCTGTCGGTTTTGCAGATTATCCCGCAAATGATGGCAATGACCAGCAAAATCACCGATGCACAGCGATCCCGCGGAATGGAAAAAGAAGGTAAATTAAAAACGCGCATCAAATCATTCATCCCACTTCTTGGTCCTGTAGTGCTGAATTCACTGAACGATACGCGTGAACGGTCTATTGCGCTTGAAATACGCGGTTTCAATGCAAAAGGAACAAAATCATTTTTGAATGAATCCTTTCATTATAAATACGGTCTTATCTTGAAATTAATACTTGTCATCCTATTATTCGCCGCTATCGTCTGGAGGATTGTCTTATGA
- a CDS encoding ABC transporter ATP-binding protein, producing MNSIRVENLKYKYPNTDTFALDGISFTVNKGEFIGIAGMNTAGKTTLCYALSGLVPHFFKGSYGGDVFIGDMNVFTHEISAITAKVGLVFENPFSQMTGAKFTVYDEIAFGLENLGLPRDEMHARINESMQFLDIEDLKDKNPFSLSGGQMQRLAIASVIAMKPDILILDEPTSQLDPQGSEEVFRVVEKLSKEGMTIIMVEQKMEKLAAYSDRIFLMHEGKLKDSGSPSEIFSRDDLHTFGVESPVYTKVAKALNIKNKVTGLYPISLEEMPASGITKADIQVISETTPLLNTVSPEIIVKNLQFSYKEENPILHGVSVMLSGEPTAIIGQNGAGKTTFVKLLKALSKPVSGDIIINGTNTKGTTAAKLASTIGLIFQNPNDQIFKNNVLDEVMFGPLNVGQTPEVARVNAEKMLKLVGLSNKAGDNPYDLSLAERKMITVAAILAMDTDIVIFDEPTMGQDVHGKAILKEIIRGLHIQGKLVLCILHDMDFVAETFSRTIVFSSGQLLFDGPTREAFADQAILHTARLEQPHITQLARQMGYEGILLTESELIRE from the coding sequence ATGAACAGTATCCGTGTCGAAAATCTGAAATATAAGTATCCGAACACTGATACATTCGCGCTTGACGGTATTTCATTCACAGTTAATAAAGGGGAATTCATCGGCATCGCAGGCATGAATACCGCTGGCAAAACGACGTTATGTTATGCACTAAGCGGTTTAGTCCCCCACTTTTTCAAAGGGTCATATGGTGGTGATGTTTTCATTGGCGATATGAACGTATTTACACATGAAATCAGTGCTATTACAGCGAAAGTTGGACTCGTTTTTGAAAACCCATTTTCCCAAATGACCGGAGCCAAATTCACAGTATATGACGAAATCGCGTTCGGGCTTGAAAACCTAGGTCTCCCTCGCGATGAAATGCATGCACGAATCAATGAAAGTATGCAGTTTCTCGATATCGAAGATCTGAAGGATAAAAATCCATTTTCTCTATCCGGAGGTCAAATGCAACGTCTCGCAATAGCCAGCGTCATCGCCATGAAACCGGATATTTTAATACTTGACGAACCTACGTCACAGCTCGATCCACAAGGTTCCGAAGAGGTTTTCCGCGTCGTTGAAAAACTGTCGAAAGAAGGTATGACGATTATTATGGTCGAGCAAAAGATGGAGAAACTCGCCGCCTACTCCGATCGTATTTTTCTCATGCATGAAGGAAAATTGAAAGATTCTGGATCACCTTCTGAAATTTTTTCACGTGATGATTTACACACTTTCGGAGTGGAATCACCCGTTTATACAAAAGTCGCAAAAGCGCTGAATATAAAAAATAAAGTGACTGGCCTCTATCCTATTTCACTTGAAGAAATGCCTGCAAGCGGAATTACCAAAGCAGATATACAGGTAATCAGTGAAACTACACCTTTACTGAATACCGTTAGTCCTGAAATTATCGTAAAGAATCTCCAGTTCAGCTATAAAGAAGAAAACCCCATTTTACATGGGGTCAGCGTCATGTTAAGTGGCGAACCTACAGCCATTATCGGGCAAAATGGTGCGGGAAAAACAACTTTTGTCAAACTGTTGAAAGCGTTATCAAAACCAGTTTCTGGCGATATTATCATAAATGGAACGAACACGAAAGGCACGACCGCCGCAAAACTTGCTAGCACCATCGGACTCATTTTCCAAAATCCGAATGACCAGATTTTCAAAAATAATGTGTTGGATGAAGTAATGTTTGGGCCTCTCAACGTCGGACAGACACCCGAAGTCGCACGAGTGAATGCAGAGAAGATGCTTAAACTGGTTGGACTGTCGAACAAAGCAGGAGATAATCCGTACGATTTAAGCCTCGCCGAACGTAAAATGATTACTGTCGCAGCTATTCTTGCTATGGATACAGACATTGTTATTTTTGACGAACCAACTATGGGGCAAGATGTACATGGTAAGGCGATTCTGAAAGAAATTATCCGTGGGTTGCATATACAAGGCAAACTTGTGCTGTGCATTTTACACGACATGGATTTTGTAGCCGAAACCTTTAGCCGGACAATTGTTTTTAGTAGCGGACAATTACTATTCGACGGTCCAACTCGTGAAGCATTCGCTGATCAAGCTATCCTTCACACCGCACGACTTGAGCAACCTCATATTACGCAACTTGCCCGTCAGATGGGCTATGAGGGAATTCTATTAACAGAAAGTGAATTAATTCGTGAATAA
- a CDS encoding SDR family NAD(P)-dependent oxidoreductase yields MGRLQDKVAFVTGGASGMGEMMVKMFTAEGATVVAADINEAALEEKWGSFENVMTVKLNVTSDEEWKVAVEKVVAKLGKIDILINNAGISTEKGMNDITIEDWRRLSDINSFGPFLGMKHVLPFMKEVSKGSIVNISSYTALIGMGFNPYAASKGAVRAISKAAAADFGKFGVRVNTIFPGIIETPMTKGLESSQDVVTMLVKMTPLARLGKPEDVANAVLFLASDEAAYITGAELVIDGGYSAR; encoded by the coding sequence ATGGGTAGATTACAAGATAAAGTTGCATTCGTAACAGGTGGCGCATCAGGTATGGGAGAAATGATGGTCAAGATGTTTACAGCTGAAGGTGCTACTGTAGTTGCAGCAGATATTAATGAAGCGGCACTTGAAGAAAAGTGGGGCAGCTTTGAAAATGTGATGACAGTTAAATTGAATGTCACTTCTGATGAAGAGTGGAAAGTAGCAGTTGAAAAAGTGGTTGCTAAGCTTGGAAAGATTGATATCTTAATTAACAACGCTGGTATTTCTACTGAAAAAGGGATGAATGACATTACAATTGAAGACTGGCGCAGACTGTCGGACATCAATAGTTTCGGACCATTCCTTGGTATGAAACATGTACTTCCGTTTATGAAAGAAGTATCTAAAGGTTCAATCGTCAATATCTCTTCATACACAGCACTTATCGGAATGGGCTTTAACCCTTATGCGGCATCAAAAGGAGCGGTTCGCGCGATTTCAAAAGCGGCTGCAGCAGACTTCGGGAAATTTGGAGTACGTGTTAACACGATCTTCCCAGGTATTATCGAAACACCAATGACGAAGGGGCTAGAATCTTCACAAGACGTGGTTACAATGCTTGTTAAAATGACACCACTTGCTCGTCTTGGTAAGCCTGAAGACGTTGCGAACGCGGTTCTTTTCTTGGCATCAGACGAAGCTGCATACATTACAGGTGCAGAACTTGTTATTGATGGCGGATACTCTGCAAGATAA
- a CDS encoding TRAP transporter large permease: MSFFFTGGMGALLVLGLPVAFTLGLLAVAGMFFFNGGTFAFMQVPIISFKALDDFTLTALPMYVLMSQVLVISGVGRDLYEMASRWFRHFPGGLAIATLFCCTIFSAISGSSVATAVTVGSVALPEMVRRGYNKRHVLGLLAAGGTLGILIPPSIPMIIYGSVTGESVGKLFIAGIIPGAILTVAFMIFSAYQTRHIKDAPATWVERLEASRKAIWGLMLPIVIIGGIYTGIFTPTEAAAVGVVFSFAIAAFVYKNLTISNLKEIMLATVKTNTMILFIIIGAMLLGFILTILQIPQSIVSFATSQDINPWIIFILINIVLLILGMFLETVSILVITLPILYPIIVALGFDPIWFAIIMVINMELALISPPVGLNLFVLKGLDKSNTISEIVKGVIPYAIIMLVFMVVLSFFPGIATVLVDNVE, translated from the coding sequence ATGAGTTTCTTTTTTACTGGAGGAATGGGTGCCCTTCTGGTGCTCGGTCTCCCCGTTGCATTCACCCTTGGATTATTAGCAGTTGCCGGCATGTTCTTCTTTAATGGTGGTACATTCGCTTTTATGCAAGTTCCGATAATATCATTCAAAGCTTTAGATGATTTTACGCTGACAGCATTACCAATGTACGTATTAATGAGCCAAGTATTGGTGATTAGTGGTGTCGGGCGGGATCTATATGAGATGGCAAGCAGATGGTTCCGTCATTTTCCAGGAGGACTTGCAATTGCGACGCTTTTCTGTTGTACAATTTTTTCTGCGATTTCCGGATCGAGTGTTGCTACTGCCGTAACCGTAGGGTCCGTGGCACTACCTGAGATGGTAAGAAGAGGTTATAATAAGCGTCATGTATTAGGACTACTTGCTGCAGGTGGAACACTCGGAATTTTGATACCACCAAGCATACCAATGATTATTTACGGCTCAGTAACTGGTGAATCCGTAGGTAAACTCTTCATCGCAGGAATCATTCCTGGAGCTATTTTAACAGTAGCATTTATGATTTTCTCAGCCTATCAAACTAGACATATTAAAGATGCTCCTGCTACATGGGTCGAGAGACTTGAAGCATCGAGGAAAGCGATATGGGGACTAATGTTGCCAATAGTAATTATCGGTGGAATCTATACGGGAATTTTCACACCAACTGAAGCGGCTGCAGTTGGGGTTGTTTTTAGCTTTGCAATTGCTGCATTTGTTTATAAGAATTTAACTATTTCGAATTTAAAAGAAATTATGTTAGCGACTGTAAAAACCAATACAATGATTTTGTTCATTATCATAGGAGCCATGTTACTAGGATTTATCCTAACGATTTTACAAATACCACAATCGATTGTGAGCTTTGCGACGTCTCAGGATATTAACCCATGGATTATTTTTATCTTGATCAATATAGTGCTTTTGATTTTGGGAATGTTTCTCGAGACGGTTTCAATTCTTGTTATTACATTGCCAATTCTCTATCCAATCATCGTCGCACTTGGGTTCGATCCAATCTGGTTTGCAATCATCATGGTGATAAATATGGAACTGGCATTGATATCCCCTCCAGTAGGGTTAAATTTGTTTGTTTTGAAAGGGTTGGATAAATCAAATACGATTAGTGAAATAGTTAAAGGTGTCATACCCTATGCCATCATTATGCTTGTTTTCATGGTCGTCTTGTCGTTTTTCCCTGGAATTGCGACAGTACTCGTCGATAATGTAGAATAA
- a CDS encoding TRAP transporter small permease, whose translation MKKIYIFFDHLIKWGAYTAGVLILITTVMTFYEVISRSFFNKPTSWATELSIYAIIGSCFLGSAFAVRTYSHITVDLLINNVNDRMKTVLAYISNTLGLVFSIIFTLYGFLHVMKTYSLGVTSSSLLRVPMYLPELVLPVGGALLCIAFIMQIIDGGIHKGGEHI comes from the coding sequence GTGAAAAAAATATATATCTTTTTTGATCATTTAATTAAATGGGGAGCTTATACTGCCGGGGTTCTAATTCTTATTACGACTGTAATGACCTTTTACGAAGTTATCTCACGATCGTTTTTTAATAAGCCAACTTCGTGGGCGACGGAGCTATCGATTTATGCAATCATCGGCAGCTGTTTTTTAGGCAGTGCCTTTGCGGTAAGAACCTATTCTCATATTACGGTAGATTTATTGATAAATAATGTGAATGATCGAATGAAAACAGTTCTTGCCTATATTTCAAATACACTGGGATTGGTGTTTAGCATCATTTTTACTCTATATGGTTTTCTCCATGTTATGAAAACTTATTCACTAGGGGTTACTTCATCATCCTTGTTACGTGTTCCTATGTACCTGCCGGAGTTAGTTCTTCCGGTGGGTGGGGCGCTATTATGTATTGCATTTATCATGCAAATTATTGATGGCGGCATACATAAAGGAGGAGAGCACATATGA
- a CDS encoding DctP family TRAP transporter solute-binding subunit, producing the protein MKKWMSVMIYTIIAGLLLSACSESGNETNEDGAATNEDGFEATTIRLAYNLPQDHHISVGIEKFAKDVTEKSGGKVDVQVYPAGQLLSDKDMNQSLLSGGVEMGVNSSTLWASTVPAMGIFDVPYIFNDYTAVGDAVNGEFGDKLRGAMEEKGAKVLIFADYGYVQFANNKRPLKSPSDFKGLKIRSIGDIPSELIKAYGASPVFMGGGEVYMALQRDTVDGATSGTTAMLQRKYDEVTKYLTINNYAYLEFLLTVNKDYWDGLPEKTQALIEETAKETEVWIREQAEIEDSKSAKELEEKGMEVYVVPEEDLPEWKEAAAPVRGAFTKNSGDLGKELLEMTDKK; encoded by the coding sequence ATGAAGAAGTGGATGTCAGTAATGATTTATACAATTATTGCGGGATTACTGTTATCGGCATGTAGTGAATCTGGTAATGAAACAAACGAAGATGGTGCGGCAACGAATGAGGATGGATTTGAAGCTACGACAATTCGTCTTGCATATAACTTGCCTCAGGATCACCATATCTCTGTAGGAATTGAGAAGTTTGCAAAAGATGTAACTGAAAAATCGGGTGGCAAAGTAGATGTACAGGTATATCCGGCTGGCCAATTATTAAGTGATAAGGATATGAATCAGTCCTTATTGTCAGGCGGAGTCGAGATGGGTGTGAACTCCTCTACCTTATGGGCATCAACAGTTCCTGCAATGGGGATATTCGACGTTCCTTATATATTTAATGACTATACGGCAGTAGGGGATGCCGTGAACGGGGAATTTGGTGATAAATTACGTGGAGCAATGGAGGAAAAAGGAGCAAAAGTGTTGATTTTTGCTGATTATGGTTACGTCCAGTTTGCAAATAACAAACGACCATTGAAATCACCTTCCGATTTTAAAGGACTGAAAATCAGAAGTATCGGTGATATTCCATCTGAATTGATAAAAGCATATGGCGCATCTCCGGTATTCATGGGAGGCGGCGAAGTCTACATGGCTCTTCAACGTGACACAGTTGATGGAGCGACATCAGGTACAACAGCAATGCTTCAGAGGAAATATGATGAAGTGACAAAGTATTTGACGATTAACAATTACGCTTACCTCGAATTTTTATTAACCGTGAATAAAGATTACTGGGACGGTTTGCCAGAAAAAACGCAAGCACTAATTGAAGAAACAGCAAAAGAAACTGAAGTATGGATCCGTGAGCAAGCGGAAATAGAAGATTCTAAATCTGCGAAAGAGCTTGAAGAAAAAGGTATGGAAGTTTACGTTGTTCCAGAAGAAGACTTACCTGAATGGAAAGAAGCTGCAGCACCGGTTCGAGGAGCGTTCACGAAAAACTCTGGGGACCTAGGTAAAGAGCTACTTGAAATGACAGATAAGAAATAA